In Trichoderma asperellum chromosome 1, complete sequence, a single window of DNA contains:
- a CDS encoding uncharacterized protein (EggNog:ENOG41) produces MIRNIPPSARSPIVRIANGTFYRQHPNSQSSSHANPALFKNLEFELPSSSPEPHNWCIVGPSLSGKTTFLQALRGRLLCEPPTARSYPYLSSDAVSSRLRTPNKAIQYVGFDAEQAAGGLGGAATTSAYLAARYESRREITDFSLRDFLLGNTELNPAKSPDQESQEEGGISAELLKRVVKDLRLDYLLDLPVTFLSNGQGRRARIARALLTRPEVLLLDEPFMGLDPPTVTGLSPLLESLAEKANPRLVLSARPQDPLPEWITHLVYLRMDCQVESMGPKEVVLDGLKKYIQGVKVGGLAEDEKLPIHTLADIGRVLSKDSAAQSHSQSESASTSASFHSQQPVNPNAEPLVEMDGCQVRYGDKIALGNWSQKTPQGDKAGLIWTVRRGERWGVFGPNGSGKTTIVSLLGSDHPQTYSLPIKLFGRSRLPEPGSGQRPLTFWDIQSRIGHSSPEVHQHMPRSHTIRQVVENAWAETFGAKPKLGAEAKAKVEAALRWFEPELKPNSATGSEGLEWADDYMFGEISFSAQRVALFIRSMIKGPDIVVLDESFSGMDDAVRDKCTLFLTDGEAKTYAGEEIVQSQQSKDGTVKVEGLSDQQALICIAHIKEEVPDCVREWVCLPEANTEQPARFGRLDGALREEEKRWNEIWGF; encoded by the coding sequence ATGATCAGGAATATCCCGCCATCGGCGCGATCGCCCATCGTTCGCATCGCCAATGGCACTTTCTACAGGCAGCACCCGAATTCGCAATCATCATCACACGCTAATCCCGCTCTGTTCAAAAATCTCGAGTTTGAGCTGCCTTCGTCATCCCCAGAGCCGCACAATTGGTGCATCGTGGGACCTTCTTTGTCCGGAAAGACGACCTTCTTGCAAGCTCTGAGAGGAAGGTTGCTCTGTGAGCCCCCCACGGCGAGGTCGTACCCATATCTGTCATCAGATGCAGTGTCTTCGAGATTGAGAACCCCCAACAAGGCGATTCAGTATGTTGGATTTGATGCTGAGCAGGCGGCCGGAGGGTTGGGCGGCGCAGCGACGACATCGGCGTATCTTGCTGCACGGTATGAGTCTCGCAGGGAGATTACTGATTTCTCGCTCAGAGACTTTCTGCTGGGCAATACCGAGCTGAACCCCGCCAAGTCCCCGGATCAGGAGAGCCAAGAAGAGGGCGGGATATCGGCTGAGCTACTGAAGCGCGTCGTCAAGGACCTTCGGCTGGATTACCTGCTTGATTTGCCTGTGACGTTCCTGAGCAATGGTCAGGGCAGGAGGGCAAGGATAGCTCGAGCGCTGCTGACGAGACCTGAAGTTTTGCTCCTGGATGAGCCATTCATGGGATTGGATCCTCCGACGGTTACGGGGCTGAGTCCGCTACTAGAGTCTCTTGCCGAAAAGGCCAATCCGCGACTGGTGCTGAGTGCTAGGCCGCAAGACCCTCTCCCAGAATGGATTACACACCTGGTATATCTGAGAATGGACTGCCAGGTTGAGTCAATGGGACCGAAGGAGGTTGTGCTGGATGGCCTGAAAAAATACATTCAAGGGGTCAAAGTGGGCGGGCTAGCAGAAGACGAGAAGTTGCCTATTCATACTTTGGCTGATATAGGGAGGGTGTTATCTAAAGATTCTGCAGCTCAGAGCCACAGCCAGTCAGAGTCTGCTTCGACTTCAGCATCATTTCATTCACAGCAACCTGTCAATCCAAATGCTGAGCCCCTGGTTGAAATGGATGGCTGCCAGGTCCGCTATGGTGACAAGATTGCTCTTGGAAACTGGTCACAGAAGACGCCTCAAGGTGATAAGGCTGGCCTGATTTGGACTGTTCGACGGGGTGAACGCTGGGGCGTGTTTGGTCCCAATGGCTCGGGCAAGACGACCattgtctctcttcttggctcTGACCACCCACAAACCTACTCACTGCCTATAAAGCTCTTTGGGCGAAGCCGTCTACCTGAGCCAGGCTCTGGACAGCGACCACTCACTTTCTGGGACATTCAATCTCGCATCGGCCATTCCAGCCCAGAAGTCCACCAACACATGCCGAGGAGCCACACCATCAGACAAGTGGTTGAGAACGCGTGGGCAGAGACCTTTGGCGCAAAGCCCAAGCTGGGCGCTGAGGCAAAGGCCAAAGTTGAGGCAGCACTCAGATGGTTTGAGCCAGAGCTAAAGCCAAATAGCGCTACTGGCAGCGAGGGCCTGGAATGGGCCGACGACTACATGTTTGGAGAGATTTCGTTCAGTGCTCAGCGCGTGGCGCTCTTCATACGGTCTATGATTAAGGGACCCGATATTGTCGTGTTGGACGAGTCGTTTAGCGGCATGGACGACGCCGTCCGGGACAAGTGCACGCTGTTCCTCACAGACGGAGAAGCAAAGACTTATGCGGGCGAGGAGATTGTGCAGAGCCAGCAATCCAAGGATGGCACCGTCAAGGTGGAGGGATTGTCGGACCAACAGGCGCTTATCTGCATTGCACACATCAAAGAGGAGGTGCCGGATTGCGTGAGAGAGTGGGTTTGCCTGCCAGAGGCGAATACGGAGCAGCCGGCGAGGTTTGGGAGACTGGACGGTGCGttgagggaggaggagaagagatggaatgAGATTTGGGGGTTCTGA
- a CDS encoding uncharacterized protein (TransMembrane:1 (i232-250o)), whose protein sequence is MIRELNASIRSLDEAEQLRRDTEAAIIRKKYTKGLGALGSWASGGIASSKSAEHAAAEDQAQQLGGYRDGVVWFLRQRLELCCRTQQDMMETRLRRELEKSRSMLPIGDVAEFVPAAHKPHRQTSGGAFEPGAEEPSPAAFTEGLTEEQVQMFEEGNQSMMEHYESTLDKVRTAEKSLLEISELQTLLVNNLSAQSENIELLVSDSASMADNVGGGNRQLKKATQRPSTARYTFFAASGLCAFLILWDLII, encoded by the exons ATGATACGAGAGCTTAACGCCAGCATAAGGTCGCTGGATGAAGCCGAACAGCTTCGCCGAGATACGGAAGCGGCGATTATTCGCAAGAAATACACAAAAGGGCTTGGCGCACTCGGCTCATGGGCATCTGGCGGCATTGCCAGCAGCAAGTCTGCGGAGCATGCTGCGGCGGAAGATcaagcccagcagctgggCGGCTACCGAGACGGGGTGGTGTGGTTCCTACGCCAGCGGCTGGAGCTGTGCTGTCGGACGCAGCAAGACATGATGGAAACACGGTTGCGTcgagagctggagaagagccgCAGCATGCTGCCAATTGGAGACGTTGCAGAGTTTGTCCCGGCGGCTCACAAACCACATCGGCAGACTTCGGGTGGCGCCTTCGAGCCTGGAGCCGAAGAACCATCACCCGCTGCGTTTACGGAGGGCTTGACCGAGGAGCAAGTCCAAATGTTTGAGGAGGGCAACCAGAGCATGATGGAGCATTACGAGAGCACATTGGATAAAGTGAG GACGGCGGAGAAGTCGCTATTGGAGATTTCAGAACTCCAGACACTGCTGGTTAACAACCTGTCGGCGCAATCCGAAAACATTGAGCTGCTCGTGTCTGATTCGGCGTCGATGGCGGATAATGTCGGCGGAGGAAACAGACAGCTGAAAAAGGCCACTCAACGGCCGAGCACGGCGCGGTATACGTTTTTTGCAGCAAGCGGTCTATGTGCGTTCTTGATTCTTTGGGACCTAATCATATGA
- a CDS encoding uncharacterized protein (BUSCO:EOG092D3K5U~TransMembrane:1 (o334-352i)) produces MDRSSVHVSSAVNITSQFNELLVKHSAPPVVNKVSLDDIDSFLKEAYRINSHIVSLHRQLQDVRQAYLSTAQPRRSQARFAQNQPRVLSDREREEIDANAKQMIRELNASIRSLDEAEQLRRDTEAAIIRKKYTKGLGALGSWASGGIASSKSAEHAAAEDQAQQLGGYRDGVVWFLRQRLELCCRTQQDMMETRLRRELEKSRSMLPIGDVAEFVPAAHKPHRQTSGGAFEPGAEEPSPAAFTEGLTEEQVQMFEEGNQSMMEHYESTLDKVRTAEKSLLEISELQTLLVNNLSAQSENIELLVSDSASMADNVGGGNRQLKKATQRPSTARYTFFAASGLCAFLILWDLII; encoded by the exons ATGGATAGGTCGAGCGTCCATGTATCGTCGGCGGTGAACATCACATCGCAGTTCAATGAACTTCTTGTGAAGCACAGCGCTCCACCAGTCGTGAACAAGGTCTCGCTGGATGATATTGATAGCTTCCTCAAGGAAGCATACCGCATC AACTCGCACATTGTTAGCCTGCACCGACAGCTTCAAGATGTGCGGCAAGCATACCTATCCACGGCGCAGCCTCGCCGATCGCAGGCTCGATTCGCCCAGAACCAGCCGCGAGTATTGTCCGACCGAGAACGAGAGGAAATCGACGCCAACGCCAAGCAGATGATACGAGAGCTTAACGCCAGCATAAGGTCGCTGGATGAAGCCGAACAGCTTCGCCGAGATACGGAAGCGGCGATTATTCGCAAGAAATACACAAAAGGGCTTGGCGCACTCGGCTCATGGGCATCTGGCGGCATTGCCAGCAGCAAGTCTGCGGAGCATGCTGCGGCGGAAGATcaagcccagcagctgggCGGCTACCGAGACGGGGTGGTGTGGTTCCTACGCCAGCGGCTGGAGCTGTGCTGTCGGACGCAGCAAGACATGATGGAAACACGGTTGCGTcgagagctggagaagagccgCAGCATGCTGCCAATTGGAGACGTTGCAGAGTTTGTCCCGGCGGCTCACAAACCACATCGGCAGACTTCGGGTGGCGCCTTCGAGCCTGGAGCCGAAGAACCATCACCCGCTGCGTTTACGGAGGGCTTGACCGAGGAGCAAGTCCAAATGTTTGAGGAGGGCAACCAGAGCATGATGGAGCATTACGAGAGCACATTGGATAAAGTGAG GACGGCGGAGAAGTCGCTATTGGAGATTTCAGAACTCCAGACACTGCTGGTTAACAACCTGTCGGCGCAATCCGAAAACATTGAGCTGCTCGTGTCTGATTCGGCGTCGATGGCGGATAATGTCGGCGGAGGAAACAGACAGCTGAAAAAGGCCACTCAACGGCCGAGCACGGCGCGGTATACGTTTTTTGCAGCAAGCGGTCTATGTGCGTTCTTGATTCTTTGGGACCTAATCATATGA
- a CDS encoding uncharacterized protein (EggNog:ENOG41~BUSCO:EOG092D47XX~TransMembrane:2 (i86-107o138-155i)): MAAAQEPPVPYWVAQLDSPPAAKSKVNGIIDPPGFSTAPSSAPKKGKDVKAQPRKPPSAEERDTLKVKKAWEVALAPVKGLPMTAIMMYMSGNSLQIFSIMMVFMAFKNPIVGLMSTNQAFERFQTDSNSGQILQTKLVYVAMQFLALAVGVWKINSMGLLPTTRSDWMMWESLREPVEHAILAL, encoded by the exons ATGGCTGCCGCTCAAGAGCCTCCCGTGCCTTACTGGGTCGCCCAGCTCGACTCCCCTCCCGCGGCAAAGTCCAAGGTCAACGGCATCATCGACCCTCCAGGCTTCTCTACGGCGCCCAGCAGCGCCCCCAAG AAAGGCAAAGACGTCAAAGCCCAGCCCCGAAAGCCTCCCTCCGCCGAGGAGAGAGACACGCTCAAAGTGAAGAAGGCCTGGGAGGTCGCCCTCGCCCCCGTCAAGGGCCTCCCCATGACCGCCATTATGATGTACATGTCCGGCAACTCGCTGCAGATCTTCAGCATCATGATGGTCTTCATGGCCTTCAAGAACCCCATCGTCGGCCTGATGAGCACGAACCAGGCCTTTGAGCGCTTCCAGACCGACAGCAACTCAGGCCAGATCCTGCAGACCAAGCTAGTGTATGTGGCGATGCAATTCTTGGCGTTGGCGGTGGGTGTGTGGAAGATTAACTCGATGGGTCTATTACC CACGACACGGTCTGACTGGATGATGTGGGAGTCTCTGAGAGAGCCTGTAGAGCACGCAATTCTAGCTTTGTGA
- a CDS encoding uncharacterized protein (EggNog:ENOG41) produces MSAAADSTMSGGSAAPGNDSGLEQPTDAVQMKNIPQTPEAGDKPSDVATTNAAKDAPAVATTSTNPVSTDDGETPAAASSSKGKEVADAPEPIATTKEDVTQEDTPKQDAPKQDAPKDESSKEEKPKEEKPKEDKHEESAMAIGPAEEEIKAAGSGGADGPVCNITLLLASGGRHPYKIDAKYLSRRHVAMPDKDESGNPDPFSISIYTLKELILREWRSDWEAKPASPSSIRLIHFGKLLDDKEQLKKYQFSPDSPNVVHMSIRPQDLDEEEPKSGSKSLPAGATDGDGAREGRCCIIL; encoded by the exons ATGTCGGCTGCTGCAGATTCTACCATGAGCGGTGGCAGCGCTGCTCCTGGCAACGACTCGGGCCTCGAACAACCTACAGATGCTGTGCAGATGAAGAATATCCCTCAGACGCCTGAGGCAGGCGATAAACCCAGCGACGTGGCGACTACCAACGCGGCCAAGGACGCTCCCGCTGTCGCGACGACATCGACCAACCCTGTATCTACCGACGATGGCGAAACACCTGCTGCGGCTTCATCGTCAAAAGGCAAGGAAGTAGCCGACGCTCCTGAGCCGATAGCCACGACCAAGGAAGATGTCACTCAGGAAGACACTCCTAAGCAGGACGCCCCTAAGCAAGACGCTCCCAAGGACGAGTCctccaaagaagagaagcccaaggaagaaaaaccCAAGGAGGACAAGCACGAGGAGTCAGCTATGGCTATTGGTccggcagaggaagagattaAGGCCGCTGGTTCTGGCGGAGCCGATGGCCCTGTTTGCAACATTACTCTGTTGCTCGCGTCTGGCGGCCGACATCCGTACAAGATTGATGCCAAGTATCTTAGCAGGAGACACGTCGCCATGCCGGATAAGGACGAGAGCGGCAACCCTGATCcattcagcatcagcatctacACCTTGAAGGAACTGATTTTGCGGGAATGGAGATCTGACTGGGAGGCCAAGCCCGCCAGCCCCAGCAGCATAAGGCTGATTCACTTTGGCAAATTATTAGATGATAAGGAGCAGCTAAAGA AGTATCAATTTAGCCCTGATAGCCCCAATGTGGTACACATGAGCATCCGGCCCCAGGATCTTGATGAGGAGGAACCCAAGTCCGGGAGCAAGAGCCTCCCTGCGGGCGCCACAGATGGGGATGGCGCAAGGGAGGGACGTTGCTGCATCATTTTATAA
- a CDS encoding uncharacterized protein (EggNog:ENOG41~TransMembrane:12 (i78-99o111-134i146-163o169-192i204-226o232-252i317-342o354-372i408-426o432-461i473-491o497-517i)), with the protein MKQDETTTRVDKETDEISSPVKGESDSESLGDQNTDQTVAIELLTSQSRGEPVVNDVEQGPGPATGEPYSIFSRRMKIWITFMATVASVVSPMTAHIYFPALDALAEELNVSISLINFTLTSYMIFQGLSPTIFGDFGDMAGRRPAFTVAFIIYLCANIGLALQRNYAALLVLRCVQSAGSSGTLALSYAVIADITPTAERGKYMGFVSVGANIGPAIGPVIGGLLSQYLGWPSIFWFCAIFVVVWLVPWVATVPEMCRNVVGNGSITPQSWNITLVEFLRRRKTGDVPEPGPKKKMRFPNPLGTLAIAFDKEMSQVLLIAAVIYVNFILVAATLSTEFAAIYNFGELEVGLCFLPYGLGCCLTVVLQGYVVDWNYRRIAKKLGVDPSHGRRNEIGDFPIESARIQPIYPSLLLGAAAVIGYGWALQAETSVAAPLVLVFLIGMLVPSTFSILNTLIVDLYPGSTATAAAANNLVRCLFGAAATAVVDYMIDAMGRGWCFTFLALLMVACLPWLRFIEKQGPRWRAEKLQRKNSTQNGQGRSGPAEAK; encoded by the coding sequence ATGAAGCAGGATGAAACGACAACCCGGGTTGACAAAGAGACAGACGAGATCTCATCGCCGGTGAAGGGCGAGTCGGACTCTGAGTCTCTAGGAGACCAAAACACGGACCAGACCGTTGCAATAGAGCTGCTGACGTCCCAATCTCGGGGCGAGCCTGTCGTGAACGATGTCGAACAGGGCCCTGGACCTGCGACCGGCGAGCCATACAGCATCTTTTCTCGCCGCATGAAGATATGGATCACCTTCATGGCGACTGTGGCCAGTGTTGTCTCGCCAATGACAGCACACATCTACTTTCCGGCACTGGACGCCTTGGCCGAGGAGCTCAACGTTTCCATTTCACTCATCAACTTCACCCTGACGTCTTACATGATATTCCAGGGGCTCTCACCGACGATATTTGGTGACTTCGGCGACATGGCGGGCCGCCGACCCGCTTTCACCGTTGCCTTCATCATCTATCTCTGTGCCAACATTGGTCTCGCCTTGCAACGCAACTATGCTGCCCTGCTCGTACTGCGATGTGTTCAGTCGGCAGGGAGCAGCGGTACGCTTGCGCTCTCGTATGCCGTGATTGCAGACATCACACCGACCGCTGAGAGGGGAAAGTATATGGGCTTTGTCAGCGTTGGAGCCAATATTGGACCCGCGATTGGCCCGGTGATAGGAGGTCTTTTAAGTCAATACTTGGGATGGCCGTCCATCTTCTGGTTCTGTGCCATCTTTGTCGTGGTGTGGCTGGTTCCATGGGTTGCTACCGTGCCCGAAATGTGTCGAAACGTGGTTGGAAACGGCTCCATCACTCCTCAGTCTTGGAACATTACTTTGGTGGAGTTTctgaggagaaggaagactGGAGATGTGCCAGAACCGGGgcccaagaaaaaaatgcgGTTTCCCAATCCTCTAGGTACCCTGGCCATTGCGTTTGACAAAGAGATGAGCCAAGTCCTGCTGATTGCGGCCGTCATTTACGTCAATTTCATCCTGGTTGCCGCCACGTTATCGACTGAATTTGCTGCAATATACAACTTTGGAGAATTAGAAGTTGGGTTATGCTTCTTACCATACGGTCTGGGGTGCTGTTTGACAGTTGTTTTGCAAGGATATGTAGTGGATTGGAATTACCGCCGCATCGCAAAGAAGTTGGGGGTAGACCCAAGCCATGGGCGCCGGAACGAGATTGGGGACTTTCCCATCGAGTCGGCACGCATTCAGCCCATCTACCCTTCATTGTTGCTTGGTGCCGCCGCTGTCATTGGCTATGGCTGGGCCTTGCAGGCAGAAACGAGCGTAGCTGCTCCGCTCGTCCTTGTGTTTTTGATTGGCATGCTAGTCCCAAGCACTTTCAGCATTCTCAACACACTCATTGTTGATCTATATCCCGGTTCAACAGctacggcagcagcagcaaacaatCTTGTCCGCTGTTTATTTGGCGCTGCGGCCACCGCCGTCGTAGATTACATGATTGATGCCATGGGCCGAGGCTGGTGCTTTACGTTTCTTGCACTACTCATGGTCGCATGCTTGCCCTGGCTCAGATTCATTGAAAAGCAAGGTCCTCGCTGGAGGGCAGAGAAGTTGCAGAGGAAAAACAGCACTCAAAACGGACAGGGAAGGTCGGGACCGGCAGAGGCCAAATGA
- a CDS encoding uncharacterized protein (BUSCO:EOG092D4I2T), whose protein sequence is MSMRIVPASQAPTTFSHAASSSAPSAPGIHDTLRHGVGISPFDAASNKPVSAHPLEARLKNWEATQEAVRMESLKRTFGIAEPIRRGMELKIVREGEWRPMALGGGLPSVHEDILRGREDTITWEDVFTGEESRALPGIHDEMEKKLKIN, encoded by the exons ATG TCTATGCGAATCGTCCCCGCCTCCCAGGCACCCACAACCTTCTCTcacgccgcctcctcctcggcccCCTCAGCGCCCGGAATCCACGACACTCTCCGCCACGGTGTCGGCATCTCGCCCTTTGACGCTGCCTCCAACAAGCCAGTCTCGGCACACCCATTGGAGGCTCGCCTCAAGAACTGGGAGGCCACCCAGGAGGCCGTCCGCATGGAGTCCCTCAAGCGCACCTTTGGCATCGCCGAGCCCATCCGCCGGGGCATGGAGCTTAAGATTGTCCGCGAAGGCGAGTGGCGGCCCATGGCTCTCGGAGGGGGCCTTCCCAGCGTCCACGAGGATATCttgagagggagagaggacACGATTACCTGGGAGGACGTCTTTACTGGTGAAGAGTCGCGGGCGCTGCCAGGTATCCATgatgagatggaaaagaagctgaagattaACTGA